One region of Thermoplasma sp. Kam2015 genomic DNA includes:
- a CDS encoding APC family permease → MNQDTNFVNGKLRRSLGVWDLFFLSITGMIGSGWLFAALDAADYVGPASIFTWLIAALFFFIIALTYAELSGMIPYSGSIVRFNQYSHGSMSNFLIGWAYLIGAVSTVTVEAISVVTYTSTYMPQFYNSSLGVLTPLGILVSIVLIAFFFFVQFIGVNVYGRINTIMTAWKLAIPIITIALIMSLSFNPRNFYVAHGFLPYGSSAIFAALIPSGVVYAFEGFRQGIEYAGEAKNPQRDVPISLIAAMLATIGIYVALEIAFIGSIKWGIIGISPGDWSALSKSSWASGPFYYATRYSGVAILSVFAVVILIDAFISPFASLGVYEGTSARSFYGMARLNVIPEFFGSIHPKFRTPWVGLIFTLILSTLFLAPFPSWYLIVGINASFTVYAYLSAGITNTVIRKNAPDINRPFKLPFASILSPVAFTVASMLVYWSGFSIVDFLILIVYAGLPLILLSKFREKINLTMMNSILISAVYWILIAVIGYFGYTGRLPFVYYWTMLSAVPSATFLYAYVRSRSVEIVSSVWVIVYNIILGIVSYYGSLGTDVIGYPYDYLIFAVLSIGIYYLAVRTGYNTEDLKNLVAFGPVAE, encoded by the coding sequence ATGAATCAAGATACGAACTTCGTAAATGGAAAACTAAGAAGAAGTTTGGGCGTCTGGGATCTCTTCTTTCTTTCCATAACCGGAATGATAGGATCCGGATGGCTCTTCGCTGCGCTTGATGCTGCGGACTATGTTGGGCCTGCATCAATCTTCACCTGGCTGATCGCCGCGCTATTCTTCTTCATCATTGCGCTGACCTATGCCGAACTGTCGGGCATGATTCCGTATTCAGGTTCCATCGTGAGGTTCAACCAGTATTCACACGGATCCATGTCCAATTTTCTCATAGGATGGGCCTATCTCATAGGCGCGGTGTCTACGGTTACCGTTGAGGCTATATCCGTTGTGACTTACACGTCCACATATATGCCTCAGTTCTACAACAGCAGCCTCGGTGTTCTGACCCCACTTGGCATCCTTGTATCGATAGTGCTGATAGCCTTCTTCTTCTTCGTTCAGTTCATAGGCGTCAACGTCTATGGCAGGATCAACACCATAATGACTGCATGGAAGCTTGCAATACCCATCATAACCATAGCCCTCATAATGTCTCTATCCTTCAATCCCAGGAACTTCTATGTCGCACATGGCTTCCTGCCCTACGGGTCATCCGCCATATTTGCGGCGCTGATACCCAGCGGCGTTGTTTATGCATTTGAGGGGTTCAGACAGGGAATAGAGTATGCCGGCGAGGCTAAGAATCCGCAGAGAGACGTACCAATAAGTCTGATAGCCGCAATGCTTGCGACCATAGGTATATACGTTGCGCTGGAGATAGCCTTCATAGGATCAATAAAATGGGGTATCATCGGCATAAGCCCTGGCGACTGGTCTGCACTCAGTAAATCCTCATGGGCATCAGGACCGTTCTACTATGCAACCCGTTATTCCGGCGTGGCCATACTTTCAGTCTTCGCAGTGGTCATTCTGATAGACGCATTCATATCCCCATTCGCATCTCTTGGCGTCTACGAAGGCACGTCAGCCAGATCGTTTTACGGAATGGCAAGGCTAAACGTCATACCAGAATTCTTCGGTTCCATACATCCAAAGTTCAGAACACCATGGGTTGGACTGATATTTACACTGATACTGTCAACGCTGTTTCTCGCACCGTTTCCCAGCTGGTATCTTATCGTTGGGATCAATGCATCGTTCACGGTCTACGCATATCTATCTGCCGGCATAACCAACACAGTCATAAGGAAGAATGCACCTGACATCAACAGGCCCTTCAAACTTCCGTTCGCATCAATACTTAGTCCGGTGGCCTTCACCGTCGCATCCATGCTCGTCTACTGGTCGGGCTTTTCCATAGTGGATTTCTTAATACTGATCGTGTACGCCGGGTTGCCTTTGATACTCCTGAGCAAATTCAGGGAGAAGATCAACCTGACGATGATGAACTCGATCTTGATATCCGCCGTATACTGGATCCTGATTGCGGTCATAGGATACTTCGGGTACACCGGCAGGCTGCCCTTCGTATATTACTGGACCATGCTTTCTGCGGTACCTTCAGCCACGTTCCTGTACGCATATGTTCGATCGAGATCGGTGGAGATCGTCTCGTCGGTATGGGTCATCGTTTACAACATAATCCTTGGAATCGTATCCTATTACGGATCACTGGGCACAGACGTCATAGGATACCCATACGATTACCTGATCTTCGCAGTACTGAGCATTGGAATATACTACCTTGCAGTTCGCACCGGATACAACACGGAGGATCTGAAGAATCTGGTCGCTTTCGGCCCCGTGGCCGAGTGA
- the lysA gene encoding diaminopimelate decarboxylase has protein sequence MGVFDIFDNGSRSTISGVSLDRIADIYGTPVIVYSARRIRDNFTRLKKAFPEASIFYSVKANDNPRIIELLGGMGSGADTASPFEISMSIFAGIDTGNILYSPNNASLRDLEFAYDRGITINFNSFTQYSKMRGKMERISFRINPGFGLGEFGGITTGGSNTKFGLDPDSAVLAYEKAREDGSSEFGIHMMIGSNNRNHLQLYEAYSSFFKVADRISKEAGVKFEFVDIGGGLGIPYSSADKDLDIASLGSMTTDEFSRHGFGHLVLEPGRYIVGDAGIIIGTVNDVHNGFVGTDIGMNINIRPALYGARHTILPLSERTEGEEMTVTGQICENTDRIGQIAYRVMEGDRLMVLCAGAYVYSMSSRYNGRPRPAEVMIMEDGTDRLIRRREDFSDFLSAVV, from the coding sequence ATGGGTGTCTTCGATATATTTGATAATGGATCAAGATCCACGATTTCCGGCGTATCGCTGGACAGGATTGCGGATATATACGGCACACCAGTGATCGTGTACTCGGCCAGGCGAATAAGGGATAACTTTACCAGACTAAAAAAGGCCTTTCCTGAGGCCAGTATATTTTATTCTGTGAAGGCAAATGACAATCCGAGGATAATCGAGCTTCTTGGAGGCATGGGCTCGGGGGCGGATACGGCGAGTCCATTCGAGATCTCAATGTCGATCTTTGCAGGAATAGATACGGGAAATATACTGTATTCCCCCAATAACGCTTCTCTGCGCGATCTTGAGTTTGCATACGACAGAGGCATCACGATAAATTTCAACAGCTTCACGCAGTATTCAAAGATGCGTGGAAAGATGGAAAGGATCTCCTTCAGGATAAATCCAGGGTTTGGCCTGGGTGAGTTCGGTGGCATCACAACCGGCGGATCGAATACCAAATTTGGGCTGGACCCTGATTCGGCCGTCCTGGCCTATGAGAAGGCCAGGGAAGACGGATCCTCAGAATTCGGAATACACATGATGATCGGATCGAACAACCGGAATCATCTGCAGCTTTACGAAGCCTATTCCAGCTTTTTTAAGGTTGCAGATAGGATATCAAAGGAGGCCGGAGTAAAATTTGAATTTGTCGATATAGGCGGGGGTCTTGGAATTCCATATTCAAGCGCTGATAAGGATCTGGATATAGCTTCACTTGGATCGATGACGACCGATGAATTTTCCAGGCACGGATTTGGCCACCTTGTGCTGGAGCCTGGAAGGTATATTGTGGGAGACGCCGGCATCATAATTGGTACGGTCAACGATGTTCACAATGGTTTTGTGGGTACAGATATTGGTATGAATATCAACATAAGGCCAGCACTGTACGGAGCGAGACATACGATCCTGCCGCTGTCTGAGAGGACTGAAGGCGAAGAGATGACCGTTACAGGTCAGATCTGCGAGAATACAGATCGCATAGGGCAAATAGCATACAGGGTCATGGAAGGCGACAGGTTGATGGTTCTGTGCGCGGGAGCATATGTTTATTCGATGAGCTCCAGATACAACGGCAGACCGAGGCCTGCAGAGGTCATGATCATGGAGGACGGTACTGATAGGTTGATACGGAGAAGAGAGGATTTTTCTGACTTTCTCTCCGCGGTTGTATGA
- the carA gene encoding glutamine-hydrolyzing carbamoyl-phosphate synthase small subunit produces MKRYLITEDGAVIVGSGYGSPVTGYGELVFTTSMTGYLESLTDPSYVGQILVFASPTISNYELHKGVMESERVKVSGVITRDAHMELPAGPLGGDFDRFLRDEGIPAIDGVDTRFIVRKIRQGGVLKAYITDDPEAVNDFPDPMNENLVTKALDSTGIRNIKGGSEERILFIDLGSKKTLRDMMLNYFSLTVASPDSDLDSIDHYDAIFVSNGPGDPQHPSLKPVVEFIRKNLGRKPVFGICFGLQIIALAYGSKTYKMKFGHRGSNHAVSDGRRVFITTHNHGYAVDPDTIRDFHVTERDVNDGTVEMIEDEMMMAVQYHPEASPGPHDTRWFFSEMRRRTDAAKR; encoded by the coding sequence ATGAAGCGATACTTGATAACCGAGGACGGGGCCGTCATCGTTGGTTCTGGATACGGTTCTCCCGTCACCGGATATGGAGAGCTCGTTTTCACAACGTCAATGACAGGTTATCTTGAGAGCCTGACCGATCCATCCTACGTTGGACAGATACTGGTCTTTGCCTCTCCCACCATTTCAAACTATGAACTGCACAAAGGCGTCATGGAGAGCGAGAGGGTGAAGGTATCCGGGGTGATCACGAGAGATGCCCATATGGAGCTGCCGGCAGGCCCTCTCGGAGGGGATTTCGATCGCTTTCTGAGGGACGAGGGTATTCCTGCCATAGACGGTGTAGATACCAGGTTCATAGTCAGAAAGATAAGACAGGGAGGCGTTCTCAAGGCCTACATAACCGATGATCCGGAGGCAGTCAACGACTTCCCAGATCCTATGAACGAGAATCTTGTGACAAAGGCACTTGACAGCACGGGCATCAGGAATATTAAGGGTGGCAGTGAAGAACGCATACTTTTCATCGATTTAGGTTCTAAGAAGACGCTTCGCGATATGATGCTCAACTACTTCTCTCTCACCGTGGCGTCGCCGGATTCGGATCTTGATTCCATAGATCACTATGATGCGATCTTCGTCTCCAATGGACCTGGCGATCCGCAACACCCATCGCTGAAGCCAGTGGTAGAATTTATCAGGAAGAACCTGGGAAGAAAACCTGTATTCGGTATATGTTTCGGTCTGCAGATAATAGCGCTTGCCTATGGATCGAAGACGTACAAGATGAAGTTCGGCCACAGGGGATCAAACCATGCGGTGAGCGACGGCAGAAGGGTATTCATAACCACGCACAACCATGGATATGCAGTCGATCCAGACACGATAAGGGATTTCCACGTCACGGAAAGAGACGTTAATGATGGTACTGTAGAGATGATAGAGGACGAGATGATGATGGCCGTTCAGTATCATCCTGAGGCGTCGCCTGGACCCCATGACACAAGATGGTTCTTTTCAGAGATGAGGAGGAGAACAGATGCCGCGAAGAGATGA
- the nth gene encoding endonuclease III → MKDNRSPDAIREMVERIRRSVPAHRFVFTDPFWMLITTVLSQRTKDETTDAAARSLFERYRDVDSLANADPEDVGRIIGKVGFWRVKSKKIVEIARIIRDRYGGKVPESIDDLTSLRGVGLKTAKVVLAEGFHVPSIAVDTHVFRISHRIGWSSARTPEETSVDLENLIPKDIQIGFNPMMVEFGKAICRPIKPLCDRCPVSEYCKFYSERSGK, encoded by the coding sequence TTGAAGGATAACAGGAGTCCCGATGCTATAAGAGAAATGGTGGAGAGGATAAGGAGATCCGTTCCTGCACACAGGTTTGTCTTCACAGATCCATTCTGGATGCTCATCACCACGGTTCTCTCGCAGAGAACGAAGGACGAAACCACGGATGCAGCCGCCAGATCCCTTTTCGAAAGGTACAGGGACGTGGATAGCCTTGCTAATGCAGATCCAGAAGATGTTGGACGCATAATTGGGAAGGTTGGATTCTGGCGTGTGAAGAGCAAGAAGATAGTTGAGATAGCACGAATAATCAGGGATCGTTATGGTGGGAAGGTTCCGGAAAGTATCGATGATCTCACCTCGCTTCGAGGGGTAGGTCTCAAGACTGCCAAGGTGGTGCTGGCGGAAGGCTTTCATGTGCCATCAATTGCCGTGGACACGCATGTCTTCAGAATATCGCATAGGATAGGATGGTCTTCAGCCAGAACACCGGAGGAGACCTCTGTGGATCTGGAGAATCTGATACCAAAAGATATACAGATAGGTTTCAACCCGATGATGGTTGAGTTCGGGAAGGCGATATGCAGACCAATAAAGCCGCTGTGCGATCGCTGTCCCGTATCAGAATACTGCAAGTTCTATTCAGAACGTTCTGGCAAATAA
- the carB gene encoding carbamoyl-phosphate synthase (glutamine-hydrolyzing) large subunit, protein MPRRDDIHRILVIGSGPVVIGQAAEFDYSGSQACLSLREEGYYVVLLNSNPATIQTDHRIADRVYIEPITVEAVERIIEKENIDAIEPHMGGQTALNLAVKLKRAGVLDRYGIKIIGTPVESIELAEDREKFYEFLLKLNEPQPARYKIRRENFEDDIAAIPDRPVIVRTSFSLGGTGGNIARNREALRSMAESIFRSFDVDYVEVNESLEGMKEIEYEVIRDSFGNCITVCNMENIDPMGVHTGESIVVTPSQTLSDIEYQMLRDSAIRIISGLGIQGACNIQFALSEGKYYIIEVNPRTSRSSALASKATGYPIARIAAKIAAGYGLHEIVNPITKNTYAAFEPSLDYVTVKIPRWPFDKFSVDRTIGVQMKSIGEVMGIGRTFEEALMKAMASLDNSFATSIRLRLKDDDLWALIEKPNDRRMLAVFEGLFRNFDIKKMSRLSGYDEYFIHKMNNIVRLLRNIDLGHIPENLMQLKKIGIPDEIISSFCGIPADDITRYRIDKNIMPVYKRIDTCSGEFEVIVPYMYSTYEDEDEIPDLKNSVMIIGSGPNRIAQGLEFDYGSVKAILALRDMGYKSIMLNSNPETVSTDFDISDALFFEPVTPEYIVNVIVKTSCSGLIVQFSGQTGQNIARRIEDILGRSIVLGTSTEDIERVEDRTVFSRTLESLQILQPPFAIAENENDTVKKALTLGLPIILRSSHVIGGRSMEIIYDMDYLAERAREIFAVSRNVLVSKYLENATEMDVDFVSDGSSYSICGVLVHIEEAGVHSGDATMIYGPDMVNKRVRERIERIVESLVKEFRLIGLSNLQIAVRGEDVYVIELNARSSRSLPFISKATGMDWVRLAVECMMGSPLRPMRIEASSYFVKVSVFPFSKFQDMDVVFGPEMKSTGEAMYPGRTLPEALRKSLQKDVRSVLITVRDEDKPRILETARILQEKGITIYATAGTSIYLRDHGIKAQTLYRIRDRREPKILDLLSSGAIDMVINTTEMSTGAVRDGFRIRRLCIMRGVPLIMNVNLARAYADSLGDVRLEYREISEYLRVEA, encoded by the coding sequence ATGCCGCGAAGAGATGACATCCACAGGATACTGGTGATAGGCTCCGGTCCGGTCGTGATCGGGCAGGCAGCCGAATTTGATTATTCAGGATCGCAGGCCTGCCTCTCTCTTCGCGAGGAGGGCTACTACGTTGTCCTGCTCAATTCAAATCCCGCAACGATACAGACAGATCACCGCATTGCTGACCGGGTTTACATTGAGCCCATAACGGTGGAAGCCGTAGAACGCATCATAGAGAAGGAGAATATAGACGCCATAGAACCGCATATGGGCGGTCAAACTGCGCTTAATCTTGCGGTGAAGCTTAAGAGGGCTGGCGTTTTGGACAGATACGGCATAAAGATCATTGGTACACCAGTTGAATCCATAGAGCTTGCGGAGGACAGGGAGAAGTTCTACGAATTCCTTCTGAAGCTGAATGAACCGCAACCTGCGCGGTATAAGATAAGGAGAGAGAATTTTGAGGATGATATCGCGGCAATTCCGGACAGACCGGTCATAGTCAGGACATCGTTTTCACTGGGAGGTACGGGTGGAAACATAGCACGTAACAGGGAGGCTCTGAGATCCATGGCTGAGAGTATCTTCAGATCCTTCGATGTTGATTACGTTGAGGTCAACGAATCTCTAGAGGGTATGAAGGAGATAGAGTACGAGGTCATACGCGATTCCTTTGGAAACTGTATAACGGTTTGCAACATGGAGAATATAGATCCAATGGGTGTCCACACAGGCGAGAGCATAGTGGTCACGCCCTCGCAGACGCTAAGCGACATCGAATATCAGATGCTGAGAGATTCTGCCATTCGCATAATATCAGGACTTGGTATACAGGGTGCATGCAATATACAGTTTGCGCTGTCTGAGGGAAAATACTACATAATTGAGGTCAATCCCAGAACATCCAGATCCTCAGCGCTGGCATCCAAGGCCACAGGATATCCGATAGCGCGAATAGCGGCAAAGATAGCAGCGGGCTATGGTCTTCACGAGATCGTGAATCCAATAACCAAGAATACCTATGCTGCCTTCGAGCCTTCGCTGGACTACGTAACCGTTAAGATTCCCAGATGGCCGTTCGATAAATTCTCGGTTGATCGCACCATAGGCGTGCAGATGAAATCCATCGGCGAGGTCATGGGTATAGGTCGCACATTTGAGGAGGCGCTGATGAAGGCCATGGCCAGCCTTGACAACTCCTTCGCAACCTCCATACGGCTGCGTCTGAAGGACGATGATCTGTGGGCCCTCATCGAGAAACCCAATGACAGGAGGATGCTCGCTGTGTTCGAGGGTCTCTTCAGGAACTTCGACATAAAGAAAATGTCACGCCTGTCAGGATATGACGAATATTTCATACACAAGATGAACAACATCGTGAGGCTTCTAAGAAACATAGATCTGGGTCACATACCTGAGAATCTGATGCAGCTGAAGAAGATTGGTATACCGGATGAGATAATCTCGAGCTTCTGCGGGATCCCGGCCGATGATATAACCCGCTACAGGATCGATAAAAACATAATGCCAGTCTACAAGAGGATAGACACATGCTCAGGAGAATTCGAGGTCATCGTCCCATATATGTATTCAACCTATGAGGATGAGGATGAAATTCCGGATCTGAAGAACTCTGTCATGATAATAGGATCCGGTCCAAACAGGATAGCTCAGGGACTCGAGTTTGACTACGGATCTGTGAAGGCAATACTTGCATTGCGCGATATGGGCTATAAGAGCATAATGCTGAATTCCAATCCAGAGACTGTTTCCACGGATTTCGATATCTCTGATGCGCTCTTCTTCGAGCCTGTCACGCCCGAATACATCGTTAACGTTATAGTTAAGACATCATGCTCCGGGCTGATAGTGCAGTTTTCAGGGCAGACGGGCCAGAATATAGCCAGAAGGATAGAGGATATACTTGGTAGATCCATCGTGCTGGGAACATCCACAGAAGACATTGAGCGGGTTGAAGACAGAACAGTATTTTCACGAACTTTGGAATCTCTTCAGATACTGCAACCGCCCTTTGCCATTGCTGAGAACGAGAACGACACTGTTAAGAAGGCTCTGACGCTCGGTCTGCCAATTATACTGCGTTCCAGCCATGTGATAGGTGGCAGATCCATGGAGATAATATACGACATGGATTATCTTGCAGAGAGGGCAAGGGAAATTTTCGCGGTCTCCAGGAACGTTCTTGTCAGCAAATATCTTGAAAATGCGACTGAGATGGATGTGGACTTCGTATCGGACGGATCATCGTACAGCATCTGCGGAGTGCTGGTGCACATAGAGGAGGCTGGAGTACATTCTGGAGATGCCACGATGATATACGGTCCAGACATGGTGAATAAGAGGGTAAGGGAAAGGATCGAAAGGATAGTGGAAAGCCTGGTTAAGGAGTTCAGGCTCATCGGTCTCTCAAATCTGCAGATAGCCGTAAGGGGTGAAGACGTTTACGTCATCGAGCTGAACGCAAGATCCAGCAGGTCGCTGCCCTTCATATCCAAGGCCACTGGCATGGACTGGGTTCGCCTTGCGGTCGAATGCATGATGGGCAGTCCGCTACGTCCAATGCGAATCGAAGCATCCAGCTATTTTGTCAAGGTATCTGTCTTTCCTTTCTCTAAATTCCAGGATATGGACGTTGTATTCGGTCCAGAGATGAAGTCAACGGGGGAGGCCATGTATCCTGGGAGAACGCTGCCTGAGGCCCTGAGAAAGAGCCTGCAGAAGGATGTGAGATCCGTCCTGATAACGGTCAGGGACGAGGATAAACCAAGGATCCTTGAAACAGCAAGGATCCTGCAGGAAAAGGGAATAACCATATACGCAACCGCAGGAACGTCCATATATCTCCGGGATCATGGCATCAAGGCGCAGACGCTGTACAGGATAAGGGACAGAAGGGAACCTAAGATCCTCGATCTACTTTCATCAGGTGCCATCGATATGGTGATAAATACCACGGAGATGAGCACAGGAGCGGTCAGAGATGGTTTTAGAATAAGACGGCTCTGTATAATGCGAGGCGTTCCCCTGATCATGAACGTTAATCTCGCAAGGGCTTATGCGGATTCTCTTGGAGATGTCAGGCTGGAATACAGGGAGATAAGCGAATATCTGCGGGTGGAAGCTTGA